The following proteins are co-located in the Alcaligenes faecalis genome:
- a CDS encoding TIGR03757 family integrating conjugative element protein codes for MIKARSFFTAASQLTTRMALLSALCTVATPSSAQQPGQDLYAGVLSVEVFVNTAMPVISTDWPPYIQTVYRLDALSNLEAQMNVGMPQDENEARQWVAANETRLRQMIQPMVASAVNGLARAQHYQIDRIPAVVINQRYVVFGYVDVDQALMAWRDSQH; via the coding sequence ATGATTAAAGCCCGCTCATTTTTCACCGCTGCTTCTCAGCTCACAACTCGCATGGCGTTGCTTTCTGCGCTATGTACCGTGGCCACACCATCGTCCGCGCAACAGCCTGGCCAAGATTTGTATGCAGGAGTCTTATCTGTAGAGGTATTTGTCAACACCGCCATGCCAGTCATATCAACCGATTGGCCCCCCTACATCCAGACTGTCTACCGTTTGGATGCGCTGAGTAATCTCGAAGCTCAAATGAACGTCGGAATGCCACAAGACGAAAATGAAGCCCGACAGTGGGTGGCGGCCAATGAGACCCGCTTGCGACAAATGATCCAGCCCATGGTCGCCAGTGCCGTTAACGGCCTGGCACGCGCACAGCACTATCAGATTGACCGCATACCAGCCGTCGTCATCAACCAACGATATGTGGTTTTTGGCTATGTCGACGTTGACCAGGCGCTTATGGCCTGGCGTGACAGCCAGCATTAA